One part of the Bacillus sp. FJAT-27916 genome encodes these proteins:
- the comGA gene encoding competence type IV pilus ATPase ComGA → MKELLLSIDHLADKVVSEAVSFKASDIHIVPSRKETHLYYRIHNRLFPGGSYQKERADRLVSHFKFMAGMDIGEKRRPQSGALTMFIAKRWIGLRLSTLPTPHAESLVIRIIPNLQTLPIDEISLFPKTSATLISMLRHSHGLLLICGPTGSGKTTTLYSMLHHAKTAINRNIITLEDPIEHQSEDAIQVQINEKAGISYSIGLKAALRHDPDIIMIGEIRDAETAKIAVRAALTGHLILSTMHAKDGIGAVRRLLEFGVDQEEVKQTLLAVTTQRLLELDCPYCEGDCSPYCLMTRNRDRVSVHELIYGTELAKVWGSIEGREIGFAYKDLPSIIGRAVAYGFVREKEFERWVHET, encoded by the coding sequence GTGAAAGAATTATTGCTGTCCATTGATCATTTAGCAGATAAGGTTGTGAGTGAGGCAGTTTCCTTTAAGGCATCTGACATTCATATCGTTCCGAGCCGGAAGGAAACGCATCTCTATTACCGTATTCACAATCGCCTGTTTCCAGGAGGAAGCTATCAAAAAGAACGAGCGGATCGGCTGGTTTCTCATTTCAAGTTCATGGCTGGCATGGACATCGGTGAGAAACGCCGGCCACAGTCAGGTGCCTTGACCATGTTTATCGCAAAGAGATGGATTGGGCTCAGACTTTCTACTCTTCCTACTCCTCATGCGGAATCACTCGTCATTCGTATCATCCCCAATCTGCAAACTCTCCCGATTGATGAAATCTCCTTATTTCCAAAAACTTCAGCCACACTCATTTCTATGCTCCGTCATTCTCATGGTCTGCTCTTGATTTGCGGACCGACTGGAAGCGGAAAAACCACCACACTCTATTCCATGCTCCACCATGCCAAAACCGCCATTAACCGAAATATTATTACGCTTGAAGATCCGATTGAGCATCAATCAGAGGATGCCATACAGGTCCAGATTAATGAAAAGGCCGGAATCAGTTATTCTATCGGGTTAAAGGCCGCGCTTCGCCATGACCCGGATATTATTATGATTGGGGAAATCAGGGATGCGGAAACGGCAAAGATAGCTGTGCGGGCAGCTTTGACGGGGCATTTGATTCTTAGTACCATGCATGCAAAGGATGGTATAGGTGCTGTAAGGCGTTTGCTTGAATTTGGCGTTGACCAAGAAGAGGTGAAACAAACCCTGCTGGCTGTAACAACACAGCGTCTTTTAGAATTGGATTGTCCTTACTGTGAAGGAGACTGCTCTCCCTATTGCTTAATGACAAGAAATCGTGATCGTGTGAGTGTGCATGAATTGATTTATGGTACAGAGCTTGCGAAAGTCTGGGGATCCATTGAAGGAAGGGAAATAGGTTTTGCTTATAAGGATTTGCCCTCCATTATTGGACGTGCTGTGGCTTACGGATTTGTGAGAGAGAAAGAATTTGAGAGGTGGGTTCATGAAACTTGA
- a CDS encoding M14 family metallopeptidase — protein sequence MKVTIYEQDLLTRLSVLFALPLSVLAESNPHVTGNLLSPGDEIIIPGYWTRKERMPKEEFLAPVNRERIHLINQKKGILAERMSRIPVKIKHRIVDTTEPYSSVKYMNDLDILQTIFPFMKVTVIGHSSLGKEIKEIRVGIGKKKVHMNASLHANEWITSLVLMEWLNEYLVALTNGTRIGHCLALELFQECELSIVGMANPDGVDLVIDGPPADIAEECVKLNDGKIDFHGWKADIEGVDLNRQFPANWDTMNERYQGGPGPRDYPGKKPLTQREAIALADLVRRENFDRVVALHTQGHEFYWGYNGHEPQLSAIMAREFMMKTSYASIQYVDSHAGFKDWFIQEYKRPGFTLELGKGVNPLPLSQFKTIYEETKHLLNASIYL from the coding sequence GTGAAAGTAACCATATATGAGCAGGACCTATTAACTAGATTATCTGTGCTGTTTGCTCTCCCATTATCGGTCCTGGCCGAGAGCAATCCGCATGTAACAGGCAATCTGCTGTCCCCAGGTGATGAAATTATAATCCCGGGGTATTGGACAAGGAAGGAACGGATGCCGAAAGAGGAATTTCTGGCTCCTGTCAATAGGGAGCGCATCCATTTAATTAATCAGAAGAAAGGAATTCTTGCAGAACGAATGAGCAGGATTCCCGTTAAGATAAAGCATCGAATTGTCGATACGACCGAACCGTATTCGTCAGTCAAATATATGAATGATCTAGATATTTTACAAACAATATTCCCTTTTATGAAGGTAACGGTCATTGGACATTCATCCCTCGGGAAGGAAATTAAGGAGATACGAGTTGGTATTGGGAAGAAGAAAGTCCATATGAATGCATCTCTTCATGCCAATGAGTGGATTACGAGTCTTGTATTGATGGAATGGCTCAATGAATATTTAGTTGCCCTGACGAACGGAACGAGAATAGGGCATTGCTTAGCATTGGAACTCTTTCAGGAATGTGAACTGTCGATTGTTGGAATGGCGAATCCAGACGGGGTGGATCTTGTCATTGACGGGCCGCCTGCAGACATTGCCGAAGAGTGTGTGAAACTAAATGACGGAAAAATAGACTTCCATGGGTGGAAAGCTGATATAGAAGGGGTTGACCTAAATAGGCAATTTCCCGCTAATTGGGATACGATGAATGAGAGATATCAGGGGGGACCTGGACCAAGAGATTATCCTGGGAAGAAGCCCCTTACGCAAAGGGAAGCCATTGCTCTTGCAGATCTTGTGAGAAGAGAAAACTTTGACCGGGTGGTAGCCTTGCATACACAGGGCCATGAATTCTATTGGGGCTATAATGGACATGAGCCGCAGCTATCAGCCATTATGGCAAGAGAATTTATGATGAAAACGAGCTATGCCTCGATTCAGTATGTGGACAGCCATGCCGGCTTTAAAGATTGGTTCATCCAGGAATACAAAAGACCTGGCTTCACCCTGGAACTGGGTAAAGGAGTCAATCCGCTTCCACTCTCACAGTTCAAGACGATTTATGAGGAAACAAAGCATTTGCTGAATGCTTCAATATATTTATAA
- a CDS encoding helix-turn-helix transcriptional regulator has protein sequence MEQTLKVTNVLSDPTRYYIYQYITRRHKDVSVIEVAELFDIHPNVARLHLSKLEDVHMLVSDTRKTGKGGRPRRFYRLSDELIQLNFPNRDYLTLAKMALETMIEMGDAGSEALYKTGEKFGKDMAFQYAKTIDEDPQNLSFDHKLAILKEVSDKAGFSPEFVIPPDQTDIQFKVFNCPFKELAADHQETVCGAHHAFIRGMFNALFESVNLDAEDNMISGCSACTYRVHTTQ, from the coding sequence ATGGAACAAACATTGAAAGTGACAAATGTCTTATCAGATCCAACCAGGTATTACATCTATCAATATATTACAAGAAGGCATAAGGATGTATCTGTCATAGAGGTCGCTGAGCTGTTCGATATACACCCAAATGTAGCACGCTTGCATCTGTCAAAGCTTGAGGATGTTCATATGTTAGTTTCCGATACACGAAAAACAGGAAAAGGCGGGCGTCCCCGTCGATTTTACCGGCTCTCCGATGAACTCATCCAATTAAATTTCCCTAACCGAGATTATTTAACATTAGCTAAGATGGCTCTGGAAACGATGATTGAGATGGGAGATGCAGGAAGTGAGGCACTTTATAAGACCGGCGAGAAATTCGGCAAAGACATGGCGTTCCAATATGCGAAAACGATTGATGAGGATCCTCAGAATCTATCATTCGATCATAAGCTCGCCATTTTGAAGGAAGTATCCGATAAGGCCGGCTTTTCACCCGAGTTCGTTATCCCGCCTGACCAGACGGATATTCAGTTCAAGGTATTTAACTGTCCGTTCAAAGAACTAGCTGCAGATCACCAGGAAACTGTATGCGGCGCTCATCATGCGTTCATACGGGGCATGTTCAATGCATTATTCGAATCTGTTAATCTAGATGCTGAAGACAATATGATCAGCGGCTGCTCTGCCTGCACCTATCGTGTTCATACAACCCAATAA
- a CDS encoding LTA synthase family protein: MDQSFKVQKIPLLTTAIGLLWLKTYIVYKTSFDIKIENWRQEFILFINPLSFLLLIFGVALFIGRRRNQFILAVSFLLSFILFANIVFFRFFNDFLTLPVLFQASNMSDLGSSVHELLNWTDLLYFLDFFLLLAMVHYWPDLLQENQPYPKATRRFYYLTAFAVTFFSLGISEAERPQLLTRTFDREILVKNIGTYHYHVYDLILQTKSSAQRALADGSKLVDIENYVHSKQTEPAESLFGRYKGKNVIYVSMESLQAFPIGAKMNGQEVTPFLNDFIEESYYFNHFYHQTGQGKTSDAEFITENSLYPIGRGAVYFTNSQNTFRATPEILKDEGYYSAVFHANDRTFWNRDIIYENFGYDEFFDVASYTVNNDNSVNWGLKDIDFFNQSMPMLKSLPEPFFAKFITLTNHFPFTLDEEDMMIDLYDSDSKTLNRYFPAVRYMDEALKLFVEDLKKSGLYDRTVIVLYGDHYGISENHNAEMARYLGKEITPFESTQLQRVPLIIHLPGQKEGKTLSNVSGQIDLRPTVMHLLGIDTTNHIQLGTDLFSPNRMNMAILRDGSFITDEYVYTKETCYSKMTGSPIETNACEPYAEKAKMELDYSDRIIYGDLLRFYE; this comes from the coding sequence ATGGACCAATCATTTAAGGTGCAGAAAATACCGCTTCTTACAACGGCCATTGGGCTGCTTTGGTTGAAGACATACATCGTATACAAAACAAGCTTCGACATCAAGATTGAGAATTGGCGGCAGGAGTTCATCTTGTTCATTAATCCCCTTAGCTTCCTGCTGCTTATCTTTGGTGTTGCCCTTTTTATAGGGCGGCGCCGTAATCAGTTCATCCTTGCCGTAAGCTTTCTCTTATCCTTTATCTTATTTGCCAACATCGTCTTTTTCCGATTCTTCAATGATTTTTTGACCCTCCCTGTCCTTTTTCAAGCAAGTAATATGAGCGATCTCGGTTCAAGCGTACACGAACTGCTTAATTGGACGGATCTTCTTTATTTTCTTGACTTCTTTTTGTTATTGGCAATGGTTCATTATTGGCCAGACCTCTTACAAGAGAATCAGCCTTATCCAAAGGCCACCCGGCGTTTTTACTATTTGACAGCCTTCGCCGTTACCTTTTTTAGTTTAGGGATTTCAGAAGCAGAGCGGCCTCAGCTTCTGACAAGGACCTTTGATAGGGAAATCCTCGTTAAGAATATCGGTACGTATCACTATCATGTATACGATTTGATCCTACAAACCAAATCCTCCGCTCAGCGAGCGCTTGCTGATGGAAGCAAGCTTGTTGATATTGAGAATTATGTGCATTCAAAGCAAACGGAGCCTGCTGAGAGCTTGTTCGGCCGCTATAAGGGAAAGAATGTAATCTACGTCTCAATGGAATCGCTGCAGGCTTTCCCGATTGGTGCGAAGATGAATGGACAAGAAGTCACCCCTTTTCTAAATGACTTCATTGAAGAAAGCTATTATTTCAATCATTTTTATCACCAGACCGGCCAGGGGAAGACCTCTGATGCAGAATTTATTACGGAGAACTCCTTGTATCCAATTGGCAGGGGAGCCGTGTATTTCACGAATTCACAAAATACCTTCCGGGCAACACCGGAAATTTTAAAGGACGAGGGCTATTATTCAGCTGTCTTCCATGCGAATGACAGAACCTTCTGGAACCGTGATATTATCTATGAAAATTTCGGCTATGATGAGTTTTTTGATGTGGCTTCCTACACGGTCAATAATGATAACTCCGTGAATTGGGGATTGAAGGATATTGATTTCTTCAACCAGTCGATGCCAATGCTAAAGAGCCTGCCTGAGCCATTCTTTGCGAAATTTATCACGCTGACGAATCATTTCCCCTTCACGCTTGATGAGGAGGATATGATGATCGATCTGTATGATTCTGACAGCAAGACGTTAAACCGATATTTCCCGGCAGTGCGCTATATGGACGAAGCGTTGAAGTTATTTGTGGAGGATTTGAAGAAATCGGGTTTGTATGACCGTACTGTCATCGTACTCTATGGAGACCATTATGGCATATCTGAGAATCATAATGCGGAGATGGCTCGGTATTTGGGTAAGGAAATTACCCCTTTTGAATCAACACAATTACAGCGGGTTCCGCTGATCATTCATTTGCCAGGGCAAAAGGAGGGGAAAACACTCTCCAATGTGTCGGGGCAAATTGATCTAAGGCCAACGGTCATGCATCTGCTTGGCATCGATACGACTAATCATATTCAATTAGGGACAGATTTGTTTTCGCCAAACCGGATGAACATGGCTATTTTGCGCGATGGCAGCTTCATTACGGATGAGTACGTATATACGAAGGAAACCTGCTATAGCAAGATGACAGGAAGTCCAATTGAAACGAACGCCTGTGAGCCATATGCAGAGAAGGCCAAGATGGAGCTGGATTATTCAGACCGGATTATTTATGGAGATCTTCTCCGATTTTATGAATAA
- a CDS encoding DUF2626 domain-containing protein encodes MDRMFRVCGFWTGIMAVMFFIGDMYTTSLLFVGQTVFFVILGYLKLSERMYLYVFGAYLTVFFAGFTYWTVFMMTPGAAH; translated from the coding sequence ATGGACAGAATGTTCAGGGTATGCGGTTTTTGGACTGGCATTATGGCTGTGATGTTCTTTATTGGTGATATGTATACGACATCACTTCTCTTTGTCGGGCAAACTGTATTCTTTGTGATATTGGGGTATTTGAAATTATCTGAAAGAATGTATTTATACGTATTTGGCGCTTACTTAACCGTGTTCTTTGCAGGATTCACGTATTGGACCGTGTTCATGATGACTCCTGGTGCAGCACATTAA
- a CDS encoding MBL fold metallo-hydrolase — MKKTWKRVPLGPLQTNCYLYAKENGDCVIFDPGEEAQKLIGIIREKGWKPAAILLTHAHFDHIGAVNPIREHYDIPVYIHQKEEDWLENPALNGSQYFQMGPITANAADELITNEGMLEVAGFTFEVLHTPGHSPGSVSYYDKEEKLVFSGDALFRGSIGRTDLPGGSHAQLLDSIQQKLMKLPLDTLCLSGHGPETIIEDEMTHNPFLQ, encoded by the coding sequence GTGAAAAAAACATGGAAACGAGTGCCGCTTGGCCCTCTTCAAACGAATTGTTATTTATATGCGAAGGAAAACGGAGACTGTGTCATCTTTGATCCGGGTGAGGAAGCACAGAAGCTGATTGGAATCATCCGCGAGAAAGGATGGAAGCCTGCAGCTATCCTGTTGACCCATGCGCATTTTGACCATATTGGAGCTGTGAACCCTATTCGGGAGCATTATGATATACCGGTTTATATTCATCAGAAGGAAGAGGATTGGCTGGAGAACCCCGCATTAAACGGCTCGCAATATTTCCAAATGGGACCGATTACCGCTAATGCCGCAGATGAGCTGATTACTAATGAAGGAATGCTTGAAGTTGCTGGCTTTACCTTTGAGGTGCTCCATACACCAGGACATTCTCCAGGAAGTGTTTCCTATTATGATAAGGAAGAAAAACTCGTCTTTTCTGGTGATGCCCTGTTTCGCGGAAGTATTGGGAGAACCGATCTTCCTGGCGGCTCACATGCACAATTACTAGACAGCATCCAGCAAAAACTTATGAAGCTTCCGTTGGATACCCTCTGTCTTTCCGGTCATGGTCCTGAAACGATTATAGAGGATGAAATGACCCATAATCCTTTTCTGCAATAA
- a CDS encoding ROK family glucokinase, with the protein MEKKEWLLGIDLGGTTVKLAFVEQEGTVIHKWEIPTNLLDNGMHIVTEIASSVKETLKAWPNAVLIAAGMGAPGPVDFETGSIYVAVNIGWRDYPLKSLLEDALGIPVVVDNDANMASYGEFWKGTGEGTNDLVCITLGTGVGGGIIANQELVHGVSGAGGELGHITVIPEGGAPCNCGKTGCIETIASATGIVRLALEEINKNPESQIAKRYHEQGIITAKDVFDCVKEEDEASSAVLDQVAKYLGLTAANVGNSLNPDKIVFGGGVSRAGELLLGPVRRYYEQFAFPRVAESTVLECASLGNDAGVIGAAGLAYKQYGNE; encoded by the coding sequence ATGGAGAAAAAAGAGTGGCTTTTAGGAATTGATTTAGGCGGAACAACCGTAAAACTAGCATTTGTGGAACAAGAGGGAACAGTGATACATAAGTGGGAGATACCAACCAACCTGCTTGATAATGGGATGCATATCGTAACGGAGATTGCCAGCTCAGTGAAGGAAACGCTAAAAGCGTGGCCAAATGCAGTCTTGATTGCAGCGGGAATGGGAGCGCCGGGTCCGGTTGATTTTGAAACCGGCTCCATTTATGTAGCCGTTAATATTGGCTGGCGTGATTATCCGCTTAAATCTCTTCTCGAGGATGCGCTTGGTATTCCTGTTGTGGTGGATAATGATGCAAATATGGCTTCTTACGGGGAATTTTGGAAAGGGACCGGAGAAGGGACAAATGATCTTGTTTGCATTACGCTTGGCACTGGTGTTGGCGGTGGGATTATTGCCAATCAGGAACTGGTTCACGGTGTAAGTGGAGCAGGGGGAGAACTAGGGCATATCACTGTCATTCCGGAAGGAGGAGCTCCATGTAATTGCGGGAAGACAGGCTGTATTGAAACGATTGCATCGGCAACAGGTATTGTTCGGCTTGCTTTGGAGGAAATTAATAAGAATCCGGAATCGCAGATTGCCAAACGCTATCACGAACAAGGCATCATTACAGCCAAGGACGTATTCGATTGTGTGAAGGAAGAGGATGAAGCAAGTTCAGCCGTACTGGATCAGGTAGCGAAATACTTGGGGCTGACGGCTGCCAATGTCGGCAATAGCCTCAATCCGGACAAAATTGTATTCGGGGGCGGTGTATCAAGGGCTGGAGAGCTTTTATTAGGTCCTGTAAGAAGATATTACGAGCAATTCGCCTTTCCACGTGTAGCTGAATCAACCGTGCTGGAATGTGCATCCTTAGGGAATGACGCTGGAGTAATTGGTGCTGCTGGTTTAGCTTATAAGCAATATGGTAATGAGTAG
- a CDS encoding DUF2759 domain-containing protein: protein MGLVIIFGLAAILGIFALISAFKNKNFLGVLFALGTVAVFGWFSVMTVLNNGYPTGH from the coding sequence ATGGGACTAGTGATCATTTTTGGTTTAGCTGCGATCCTGGGTATCTTCGCCTTAATCAGCGCATTTAAAAACAAGAACTTTCTCGGCGTCTTATTTGCCCTCGGGACGGTAGCAGTATTTGGCTGGTTTTCCGTGATGACCGTACTAAATAACGGCTACCCTACCGGACATTAA
- a CDS encoding YqgQ family protein — protein MRTVYDIQQYLKRFGSYIYMGDRLADLEMMEFEVRELYRSKLMETKEYQTALLILKHEIASEKDKQKKG, from the coding sequence ATGAGAACGGTTTATGATATTCAGCAATATTTAAAAAGATTTGGAAGCTACATATATATGGGGGACCGTTTGGCTGACTTGGAGATGATGGAGTTTGAGGTACGTGAGCTATATCGTTCGAAGCTAATGGAAACGAAAGAATATCAAACAGCCCTTCTGATTTTAAAGCATGAAATCGCTTCAGAGAAAGATAAACAAAAGAAAGGGTGA
- a CDS encoding class I SAM-dependent methyltransferase has translation MKKIILDQIRAKPDAFLTYDQYISLALYHPDKGYYMREQSKIGREGDFYTTPAMAPVFGEFLGKWLCRTLKEAGLPPVLAELGGGSGQMAANVLKGFKKEDPLYSDRLIYRIVEGSAYHQAAIRHAVGDDSRVQLYHSVTDLPSCEGIIFSNEFFDAHPVKVAVRDGQEWLEAGVSDEAGELTEAARTIGDEKMKRMLREWSIPLHMNRVEIPLQMIESYETAVHKLTRGYMLTIDYGMERDEQFSPLRKNGTLRAYRNHRLLDSVLDFPGEADITFNVPFDLLRSQGETLGLEEAFWGGQAEFLIKGEILNELAHQADFDPFSPESRRNRQIRQLIMGESISDYFRVLLQSKGIKKP, from the coding sequence ATGAAGAAAATCATTTTAGATCAGATTCGAGCGAAACCAGATGCCTTTTTGACGTATGATCAGTACATTAGCTTAGCGCTTTATCATCCAGACAAAGGCTATTATATGAGGGAACAGTCAAAAATCGGGCGTGAGGGCGATTTCTATACAACGCCTGCCATGGCGCCTGTGTTTGGTGAATTTCTGGGGAAGTGGCTGTGCAGAACCTTGAAGGAGGCAGGACTACCGCCGGTTCTGGCTGAGCTTGGGGGAGGCAGCGGACAGATGGCTGCCAATGTACTGAAAGGATTCAAGAAGGAGGACCCTCTCTACAGCGATAGGCTGATCTATCGTATCGTTGAAGGAAGTGCCTATCATCAAGCAGCTATTAGGCATGCAGTTGGTGATGATTCGAGAGTTCAGCTCTATCATTCTGTCACTGATCTTCCTTCCTGTGAGGGAATAATTTTCTCTAATGAGTTTTTTGATGCGCATCCCGTGAAGGTTGCCGTCAGGGATGGTCAAGAATGGCTGGAGGCAGGTGTTAGTGATGAGGCAGGTGAGCTGACAGAAGCAGCTAGAACGATCGGTGATGAGAAAATGAAGCGTATGCTCCGTGAATGGTCCATTCCACTACATATGAACCGGGTCGAAATCCCGCTGCAAATGATTGAGAGTTATGAAACTGCCGTACATAAATTGACACGGGGATATATGCTGACCATTGACTATGGGATGGAAAGAGATGAACAATTCAGTCCCCTCCGCAAGAATGGCACACTCAGAGCCTACCGGAATCACCGCTTATTGGATTCAGTTCTCGATTTCCCCGGGGAGGCCGATATTACATTTAATGTCCCATTTGACCTCCTTCGAAGTCAGGGAGAGACACTAGGTTTAGAGGAAGCTTTTTGGGGAGGGCAGGCAGAGTTTCTCATCAAAGGAGAAATTCTAAACGAGCTTGCCCATCAGGCAGATTTTGACCCCTTCTCTCCTGAAAGCCGGCGGAACCGACAAATTCGTCAGCTGATAATGGGCGAGTCGATTAGTGATTATTTCCGTGTCCTTCTGCAATCGAAAGGGATAAAAAAACCTTGA
- a CDS encoding rhomboid family protein: MSLKEEYLYWFFINQLIKQYGYRFVSASDDQTEIWLASDSNTDSDIIRLKLGDLGWANNLKKDQHMAIHNGEKVRRFLGKKAVTVKTVYISTYAPVDDYSEIVKGYEEPEFRRVHAESLVFQTSALEESLEELRHFLPYPLEGVNRQSEEIEESEIEELKQSALTASYQKVKKDEAVFQKGKPILTYLLMAIQVIVFFILEMKGGSTNTQTLIEFGAKYNPLIMTGEWWRFFTPIFLHIGFTHLALNTLSLYFVGIIVERIYGSARFFMIYFFAGFAGTLLSFLLVPNISAGASGAIFGLLGALLFFGIVYPNLFFRTMGWNVIIILLINLVITFSASAIDSAGHIGGLVGGFLAAAIVGLPNKGKPVWQIVSFLGTALLTAGLLFYGFTAGANGTYEMDMGLAQEYISQEDDEKAYEAVQKYLDGDNYPEAYFFAGYLEFRNGDLDKAEEHFLTAIEQRPDFPEAYYDLGLIYWQRQDLDLAREYIEKALEQDPDNKDFQEVLERIKQSQSS; this comes from the coding sequence TTGAGTTTGAAAGAGGAGTATTTATATTGGTTTTTTATTAACCAGCTTATTAAGCAATACGGCTATCGGTTTGTGTCTGCTTCTGATGATCAAACAGAAATCTGGCTTGCATCAGATTCAAACACAGATTCTGATATCATCCGTTTGAAGCTCGGTGACCTGGGATGGGCAAATAATCTGAAGAAGGACCAGCATATGGCCATTCACAATGGGGAGAAGGTACGCAGATTTCTCGGAAAGAAAGCGGTTACGGTTAAGACCGTCTATATCAGTACCTATGCACCTGTGGACGATTATTCGGAGATTGTAAAAGGGTATGAAGAACCGGAGTTTCGCCGTGTGCACGCTGAATCACTCGTATTCCAAACATCTGCTTTAGAGGAATCATTGGAGGAGCTCAGACACTTCCTGCCCTATCCGCTTGAAGGAGTGAATAGACAGAGCGAGGAGATTGAGGAGAGTGAGATTGAGGAACTGAAGCAGAGTGCCTTAACAGCCTCGTATCAGAAGGTCAAAAAGGATGAAGCAGTATTCCAGAAGGGAAAACCGATCTTAACCTATTTGCTGATGGCCATTCAAGTCATTGTTTTCTTCATCTTGGAAATGAAAGGCGGAAGCACCAATACCCAAACCTTAATTGAATTTGGCGCCAAGTATAATCCGCTAATCATGACAGGGGAGTGGTGGCGTTTCTTTACGCCAATCTTTTTGCATATTGGCTTTACGCACCTGGCCCTTAACACATTGAGTTTATATTTTGTTGGGATCATTGTGGAACGGATTTATGGCAGCGCCCGTTTCTTTATGATTTATTTCTTTGCGGGGTTTGCCGGAACGCTTTTGAGTTTTTTGCTTGTTCCAAATATTTCAGCAGGGGCGAGCGGGGCTATTTTCGGCTTGCTAGGAGCCCTTTTATTCTTCGGGATTGTCTATCCAAATTTATTTTTCCGGACGATGGGCTGGAATGTTATCATTATTCTCCTCATCAACTTAGTGATCACCTTCTCAGCCTCTGCGATTGACAGTGCTGGACATATTGGCGGGCTGGTAGGAGGATTCCTGGCTGCGGCAATTGTTGGTCTCCCGAATAAAGGAAAGCCGGTATGGCAGATTGTCTCCTTCCTCGGTACGGCTCTTCTGACGGCTGGGCTGCTCTTTTATGGCTTTACAGCAGGAGCGAATGGTACATATGAAATGGATATGGGGCTGGCTCAGGAATACATCAGCCAAGAAGATGATGAAAAGGCCTATGAGGCCGTGCAAAAATACCTCGATGGAGATAATTATCCAGAAGCGTACTTTTTTGCGGGATATCTGGAGTTTCGAAACGGAGATCTTGATAAAGCGGAGGAGCATTTCTTGACAGCTATTGAGCAGCGTCCTGATTTTCCAGAGGCATACTATGACCTAGGGCTGATTTACTGGCAAAGACAGGACCTGGACCTTGCAAGAGAGTATATAGAGAAGGCTTTGGAGCAAGATCCAGATAATAAAGACTTTCAAGAGGTGCTTGAGCGAATAAAGCAAAGTCAGTCCTCATGA
- a CDS encoding L-lactate dehydrogenase, with product MTKKDINRVVLVGTGFVGSSYAFAMLNQGVAEEFIMIDLNRDKAEGDVMDLNHGTPFAPHRTKFRLGDYSDCKDADVVVLTAGANQKPGETRLDLVEKNMKIFHGIIKEIMASGFDGIFLVAANPVDILTYATWKFSGLPKHRVIGSGTILDTGRVRFMLSDYFEVDPRNVHAYIIGEHGDTELPVWSHANVGGKNITELIENSPGKSMEDLDGIFTNVRDAAYEIINRKGATFYGIAMGLVRITKAILQDENSILTVSTYLDGEYNEKDVYVGVPSVVNRNGVADILELKLSDDEQAKFSHSVKVLKDTMDPVLAKILAEK from the coding sequence ATGACAAAAAAAGATATTAATCGCGTAGTTCTTGTTGGTACTGGATTTGTAGGGAGCAGCTATGCTTTCGCTATGTTGAACCAAGGTGTGGCGGAAGAGTTTATCATGATTGATTTGAATAGAGACAAAGCAGAGGGAGATGTAATGGACCTTAACCATGGTACTCCATTTGCTCCTCACAGAACGAAATTCAGACTTGGTGATTATTCCGATTGTAAGGATGCTGATGTAGTTGTCCTGACTGCCGGCGCAAACCAAAAGCCTGGTGAAACACGTCTTGACCTTGTAGAGAAGAATATGAAGATCTTCCATGGCATCATCAAAGAAATTATGGCAAGCGGATTTGACGGTATCTTCCTAGTTGCGGCCAACCCAGTTGATATTTTGACTTATGCAACATGGAAATTCTCTGGTCTTCCGAAGCACCGTGTTATTGGCTCCGGTACGATTCTTGATACTGGCCGTGTACGCTTCATGCTTAGTGATTATTTTGAAGTGGACCCGCGCAATGTGCATGCCTATATTATCGGTGAACACGGCGATACAGAGCTTCCTGTATGGAGCCATGCGAACGTCGGCGGTAAGAACATCACAGAACTAATTGAGAATTCCCCTGGTAAATCCATGGAAGATCTTGATGGAATCTTCACAAATGTGCGTGATGCTGCCTATGAAATCATCAACCGTAAGGGAGCTACCTTCTATGGCATCGCTATGGGCCTTGTGCGTATTACGAAGGCAATCCTGCAAGATGAGAACAGCATTCTGACTGTATCTACGTACCTTGATGGGGAATATAATGAGAAGGATGTTTATGTTGGTGTACCGTCAGTTGTTAACCGTAACGGTGTGGCTGATATACTTGAGTTGAAATTGTCTGATGATGAGCAAGCTAAGTTTTCTCATTCCGTCAAAGTATTGAAGGATACAATGGACCCTGTCCTTGCCAAAATCCTAGCTGAAAAATAA